The proteins below come from a single Comamonas antarctica genomic window:
- a CDS encoding response regulator, producing the protein MKLILIVEDEYGNAEILQLLLEAEGYRVAVASNGKEALEILRTGEKPALILSDFMMPIMNGGEFGQAVGQDPALNQIPFVFMSATSQDIVRRAYAGYDAFLAKPIEFDSLLRVMNRLLTETSPVKPGTVQVEQSLRHLLKGIHMPSED; encoded by the coding sequence ATGAAATTGATTCTGATCGTCGAGGACGAATATGGAAACGCCGAGATCCTGCAGCTCCTGCTGGAAGCCGAAGGCTACAGGGTGGCTGTGGCATCCAACGGAAAGGAAGCGCTGGAAATTCTCAGGACGGGCGAAAAACCTGCGTTGATACTGTCGGACTTCATGATGCCGATCATGAATGGCGGCGAGTTCGGGCAGGCGGTGGGCCAAGACCCGGCGTTGAACCAGATTCCATTTGTCTTCATGAGTGCCACCAGCCAGGACATTGTGCGGCGCGCGTATGCAGGCTACGACGCCTTCCTGGCCAAGCCTATTGAATTCGACTCGCTGCTGCGTGTCATGAACCGCTTGCTGACCGAGACCAGCCCGGTCAAGCCAGGCACCGTTCAGGTGGAGCAATCCTTGCGGCATTTGCTCAAGGGCATCCACATGCCAAGCGAAGACTGA
- a CDS encoding ATP-binding cassette domain-containing protein, which translates to MALITLIDAQLAFGHVALLDHAQFSLETGERIGLIGRNGAGKSSLLKILGGLAKADDGQLQVQSGVRISYVAQEPELQSEHTIFEAASAGIAHVITLRDRYLSGDENEDLDALQSEIEAYDAWNWEQRVEETLQRLHLDPEAVVGTLSGGTKKRVALAQALVTRPDVLLLDEPTNHLDLDSIEWLEGLLVDFKGSVVTITHDRSFLDAIATRIVELDRGVLRSYPGNFAQYVLQKEEQLAQEAVINAKADKLLAQEEIWIRKGVEARRTRSQSRIGRLEALRETRSNRREKLGSVNMDIASGRGDGYQGKIVAELHDVSKSFGDKLIVKDFSGTILRGDKVGLIGPNGAGKTTLLRMILGSLAPDSGTIRQGGNLQIAYFDQMRHAVNLDATLEDFISPGSEWIEIGNQRKHVKSYLSDFLFSPARAHSPVRSLSGGERNRLLLARLFARPANVLVLDEPTNDLDIDTLDLLEDLLANYDGTVFLVSHDRTFLDNVVTSTIAYEGDGLWREYEGGVQDWLEQSRRSKALAASQAKQAAKQPVAAPVAAAVAAPAPAAAAAKRKLSYKEQRELEQLPAQIAALEAEQKSIQGELADGSLYAKDGVRAAQLAARDAEIDELLMAALERWSELGA; encoded by the coding sequence ATGGCACTTATTACCCTCATCGACGCGCAACTGGCCTTTGGCCATGTGGCCTTGCTGGACCACGCGCAGTTCTCACTGGAAACCGGGGAACGCATCGGGCTGATCGGCCGCAACGGCGCCGGCAAGTCCTCCCTGCTGAAGATTCTCGGCGGCCTGGCCAAGGCCGATGACGGCCAGTTGCAGGTGCAGTCCGGCGTGCGCATCTCCTATGTGGCGCAGGAACCCGAGCTGCAGTCCGAACACACCATCTTCGAAGCCGCCTCGGCCGGCATCGCGCATGTGATCACCTTGCGCGACCGCTATCTGTCTGGCGACGAAAACGAAGACCTCGATGCGCTGCAGTCCGAGATCGAAGCCTACGACGCCTGGAACTGGGAGCAGCGGGTCGAGGAAACCCTGCAGCGCCTGCACCTGGACCCCGAGGCCGTGGTCGGCACGCTGTCGGGCGGCACGAAAAAGCGCGTGGCACTCGCCCAGGCGCTGGTGACCCGCCCCGATGTGCTGCTGCTCGATGAACCGACCAACCACCTGGACCTGGATTCGATCGAATGGCTTGAAGGCCTGCTGGTCGATTTCAAGGGCAGCGTGGTCACCATCACCCACGACCGCAGCTTTCTTGACGCCATTGCCACGCGCATCGTGGAGCTCGACCGTGGCGTGCTGCGCTCCTATCCCGGCAATTTCGCGCAGTATGTGCTGCAGAAGGAAGAGCAGCTGGCCCAGGAGGCGGTGATCAACGCCAAGGCCGACAAGCTGCTGGCCCAGGAGGAAATCTGGATCCGCAAGGGCGTGGAAGCACGCCGCACGCGCAGCCAGAGCCGCATCGGCCGCCTCGAGGCGCTGCGCGAGACCCGCAGCAACCGGCGCGAGAAGCTGGGCAGCGTGAACATGGACATTGCCTCGGGCCGTGGCGATGGCTACCAGGGCAAGATCGTGGCCGAACTGCACGACGTCAGCAAGTCGTTTGGCGACAAGCTGATCGTGAAGGATTTCAGCGGCACCATCCTGCGCGGCGACAAGGTCGGCCTGATCGGCCCGAACGGCGCCGGCAAGACCACGCTGCTGCGCATGATCCTGGGCAGCCTGGCACCCGACAGCGGCACCATCCGCCAGGGCGGCAACCTGCAGATTGCCTACTTCGACCAGATGCGCCATGCGGTCAACCTCGATGCCACGCTCGAGGACTTCATCAGCCCGGGCAGCGAGTGGATCGAGATCGGCAACCAGCGCAAGCATGTCAAGAGCTATCTGAGCGACTTCCTGTTCTCGCCGGCACGCGCACACTCGCCGGTGCGCTCGCTGTCGGGCGGCGAGCGCAACCGCCTGCTGCTGGCACGCCTGTTTGCGCGCCCGGCCAATGTGCTGGTGCTTGACGAGCCCACCAACGATCTGGATATCGACACGCTCGACCTGCTCGAAGACCTGCTGGCCAACTATGACGGCACGGTCTTCCTGGTGAGCCATGACCGCACCTTTCTCGACAACGTGGTGACCAGCACCATTGCCTATGAAGGCGACGGCCTGTGGCGCGAGTACGAAGGCGGCGTGCAGGACTGGCTCGAGCAGTCGCGCCGCAGCAAGGCGCTGGCCGCGTCACAGGCCAAGCAGGCGGCAAAGCAACCGGTCGCCGCCCCTGTGGCAGCAGCGGTTGCTGCGCCTGCCCCGGCGGCTGCAGCTGCCAAGCGCAAGCTCAGCTACAAGGAGCAACGCGAGCTGGAGCAATTGCCGGCACAGATTGCCGCGCTCGAGGCCGAGCAGAAGTCGATCCAGGGCGAGCTGGCCGATGGCAGCCTCTATGCCAAGGACGGGGTGCGCGCCGCGCAACTGGCCGCCCGCGATGCCGAGATCGACGAACTGTTGATGGCGGCGCTGGAACGCTGGTCGGAACTGGGGGCCTGA
- the cheD gene encoding chemoreceptor glutamine deamidase CheD — protein sequence MSDVERRRAPRIAPLRADLAPPPAQPASLAALRARPRRPGQASFFYFDPHFQYNAVKVLPGEYFVSNENMSIVTVLGSCIAACLWDSRMQVGGMNHFMLPDSDSSDTSGRYGSYAMELLINEMLKLGARRETMQAKIFGGGQVMHNFTTMNVGERNTDFVKQYLQTERIPLVSEDVLDIYPRKVVYFPATGKAMVKRLAHAHPDSLVAQEAQRGNAATLARATAGGSVDLF from the coding sequence ATGAGCGACGTTGAGCGACGCCGCGCACCGCGCATCGCGCCGCTGCGTGCCGACCTGGCGCCGCCGCCGGCGCAGCCCGCATCGCTGGCCGCGCTGCGCGCGCGCCCGCGCCGCCCCGGCCAGGCCAGCTTCTTCTATTTCGATCCGCATTTCCAGTACAACGCGGTCAAGGTGCTGCCGGGCGAGTATTTCGTCTCCAACGAGAACATGTCCATCGTCACGGTGCTTGGCTCGTGCATTGCCGCCTGCCTCTGGGACAGCCGCATGCAGGTCGGCGGCATGAACCACTTCATGCTGCCCGACAGCGATTCCAGCGACACTTCGGGCCGCTACGGCTCGTATGCGATGGAACTTCTGATCAACGAGATGCTCAAGCTCGGAGCACGGCGCGAAACCATGCAGGCCAAGATCTTCGGCGGCGGCCAGGTCATGCACAATTTCACGACGATGAACGTCGGCGAACGCAACACCGACTTCGTCAAGCAATATCTGCAGACGGAGCGCATTCCTCTGGTGTCGGAGGACGTGCTCGATATCTATCCCCGCAAGGTGGTGTACTTTCCTGCCACGGGCAAGGCCATGGTCAAGCGCCTGGCCCATGCGCACCCGGATTCCCTGGTGGCGCAGGAAGCCCAGCGCGGCAATGCCGCCACCTTGGCGCGGGCCACGGCAGGCGGCTCCGTCGACCTGTTTTAA
- a CDS encoding protein-glutamate methylesterase/protein-glutamine glutaminase, whose translation MNRKTRVIVVDDSALVRSLLSEIINRQTDMECIGTANDPLIAREMIREMNPDVITLDVEMPRMDGIDFLGRLMRLRPMPVLMISTLTERGAEVTMKALELGAVDFVAKPRVGVANGLNDLASEIVDKIRVAAVARVHRTLAAPAPAGSAAAKPSQSAPAAPAPMLGRLSTEKIIAIGASTGGTEAIREVLTHLPADCPAIVITQHMPPGFTTSFAARLNSLCQMKVKEAENGERILPGHAYIAPGGKHFSINRSGANYVAVVDDAPPVNRHRPSVEVLFRSVALCAGRNAVGVMLTGMGADGAIAMREMKQAGSYNYVQDEASCIVFGMPREAIAHGAADEVLPLTQIAPALLTRLRTSQSHYRI comes from the coding sequence ATGAACCGGAAAACACGGGTGATTGTGGTGGACGACTCGGCGCTGGTGCGCAGCCTGCTGTCGGAAATCATCAATCGTCAGACCGATATGGAGTGCATAGGCACGGCCAACGATCCCCTGATCGCGCGCGAGATGATCCGCGAGATGAATCCCGACGTGATCACGCTGGACGTGGAGATGCCGCGCATGGACGGCATCGACTTCCTGGGCCGGCTGATGCGCCTGCGTCCGATGCCGGTGCTGATGATCTCCACGCTGACCGAGCGCGGCGCAGAAGTCACGATGAAGGCGCTGGAACTCGGCGCCGTCGACTTCGTCGCCAAGCCCCGCGTCGGCGTGGCCAACGGGCTCAACGACCTGGCCTCGGAGATCGTGGACAAGATCCGCGTGGCCGCGGTGGCGCGGGTGCACCGCACGCTGGCCGCGCCGGCGCCTGCTGGCAGCGCCGCGGCCAAGCCCAGCCAGAGCGCCCCGGCCGCGCCGGCGCCTATGCTGGGACGCCTGTCGACCGAAAAAATCATTGCCATCGGCGCCTCCACGGGCGGCACCGAGGCCATCCGCGAAGTGCTCACGCACCTGCCGGCCGACTGCCCGGCCATCGTCATCACCCAGCACATGCCGCCCGGTTTCACCACCAGCTTTGCGGCGCGCCTCAACAGCCTGTGCCAGATGAAGGTCAAGGAAGCGGAGAACGGCGAGCGCATCCTGCCCGGCCATGCCTACATCGCCCCCGGCGGCAAGCATTTCTCGATCAATCGCAGCGGCGCCAATTACGTGGCGGTCGTCGACGACGCCCCGCCCGTCAACCGCCACCGGCCTTCGGTCGAAGTGCTGTTCCGTTCGGTCGCCCTGTGCGCGGGCCGCAATGCCGTGGGCGTCATGCTGACCGGCATGGGCGCGGACGGCGCCATCGCCATGCGCGAGATGAAGCAGGCGGGCAGCTACAACTACGTGCAGGACGAAGCCAGCTGCATCGTCTTCGGCATGCCGCGCGAAGCCATTGCCCATGGCGCGGCCGACGAGGTGCTGCCTCTGACGCAGATCGCACCGGCGCTGCTGACACGGCTGCGTACCAGCCAGTCGCATTACCGCATATAG
- a CDS encoding RAD55 family ATPase: MKRLPTLVEGLDEILNGGLFEGGVYIFEGPPGAGKTTLANQIAYTLARREARTLYVTMLAESHARMLQHMEQQIFFDQQEVSAKVFYVSGYRELEQGGLKAVVSLLRGELVRHRASLLVIDGLVVGSLESMTNDSVRQFVHELQSLVSAMSCTGLVLTSGHGNVLSAEQTMVDGIFAFEDHSFHWRAERRMQVRKFRGSQVIRGQHTFCISTQGVQFFPRLESLPLPEGNAKLGTDTLSTGFHAIDDALHGSGLTSGSATAIVGFTGTGKTTLALAFAAASEIDAPGLILSCAESSADLRRLGTEMGLPIEAAMASGALSIKNLGQEDESMDEMGHKLLRLVDELKIRRLVVDGLAGLADTLAFPERGYRFLGRLLVELRRRGVTSVFTVDPGALAAAAGTSLADGVTGWFDNVLSFAPEDAGNRNVNQRILTIAKVRARGTAQNSVDIFVLPSRANTPFTE, from the coding sequence ATGAAAAGATTGCCAACCCTTGTCGAAGGCCTTGACGAGATCCTCAACGGCGGGCTGTTCGAGGGCGGTGTCTATATCTTCGAAGGGCCACCGGGTGCGGGCAAGACCACCTTGGCCAACCAGATCGCCTACACGCTGGCGCGACGCGAGGCGCGCACGCTCTACGTCACCATGCTGGCGGAATCCCATGCGCGCATGCTGCAGCACATGGAGCAGCAGATCTTCTTCGATCAGCAGGAGGTCAGTGCCAAGGTCTTCTACGTCAGTGGCTATCGCGAACTGGAGCAGGGCGGGCTCAAGGCCGTGGTCAGCCTGCTGCGCGGGGAGCTGGTGCGCCACCGCGCCTCCCTGCTGGTCATCGATGGCCTGGTGGTCGGCAGCCTGGAGTCGATGACCAACGACTCGGTGCGCCAATTCGTGCACGAGCTCCAAAGCCTGGTCAGCGCCATGTCCTGCACCGGCCTGGTGCTCACCAGCGGCCATGGCAATGTCCTGAGCGCAGAGCAGACCATGGTGGACGGCATCTTTGCTTTCGAGGACCACAGCTTCCATTGGCGCGCCGAGCGTCGCATGCAGGTGCGCAAATTCCGCGGCAGCCAGGTGATCCGCGGCCAGCATACCTTTTGCATCTCGACGCAGGGGGTGCAGTTCTTTCCGCGCCTGGAAAGCCTGCCTTTGCCCGAAGGCAATGCCAAGCTGGGCACCGACACCCTGTCCACCGGATTTCATGCAATCGATGATGCCCTGCACGGCAGCGGCCTAACATCGGGCAGCGCAACCGCCATCGTCGGCTTCACCGGAACCGGCAAGACCACGCTGGCACTGGCTTTTGCCGCCGCCTCGGAAATCGACGCGCCCGGGCTGATACTTTCTTGCGCGGAATCCAGCGCAGACCTGCGCCGGCTTGGCACCGAGATGGGCCTGCCCATCGAGGCAGCCATGGCTTCGGGTGCACTGTCGATCAAGAATCTCGGACAGGAAGACGAGTCCATGGACGAGATGGGCCACAAACTGCTGCGCCTGGTCGATGAACTGAAGATCCGGCGGCTAGTCGTCGACGGCCTCGCAGGACTGGCCGACACCCTGGCATTCCCCGAGCGCGGTTATCGCTTTCTGGGGCGCCTTCTTGTGGAACTGCGCCGGCGTGGGGTAACCTCTGTTTTTACCGTCGATCCGGGCGCGCTGGCTGCTGCAGCCGGCACGTCCCTGGCCGATGGCGTGACGGGTTGGTTCGACAACGTCTTGAGCTTTGCACCCGAGGATGCTGGCAACAGGAATGTAAACCAGCGTATCCTGACGATTGCCAAGGTCCGGGCCCGTGGAACCGCCCAGAATTCGGTAGATATCTTTGTTTTGCCTTCCCGGGCCAATACGCCCTTCACTGAATAA
- a CDS encoding CheR family methyltransferase: MEPPEPAGSPLLQGREFVWEDADFARVQALIYQRAGISLHDGKHAMVYSRLSRRLRETGYNSFRDYLSWLEKHDGPEWQEFVNALTTNLTAFFREPHHFEILSSHLRSKPGASWRVWCNAASTGEEPYSIVMTALEALGAKAAFKLWASDIDSRVLATAATGVYRTENLKGLSPERLQRFFLKGKGANAGMARVKPELQQLIEFLSVNLIRDDWPFREPFDVVFCRNVMIYFDAATQRRVLERIHRVMKPGGMLFVGHAENFSESRDLFTLRGKTVYERR; encoded by the coding sequence ATGGAGCCGCCGGAACCTGCCGGCAGCCCGCTGCTGCAAGGCCGCGAGTTCGTCTGGGAAGACGCCGACTTCGCGCGCGTGCAGGCGCTGATCTACCAGCGCGCGGGCATCAGCCTGCATGACGGCAAGCACGCCATGGTGTACAGCCGCCTGTCGCGGCGCCTGCGCGAAACCGGCTACAACAGCTTTCGCGACTACCTTTCCTGGCTCGAGAAGCATGACGGCCCGGAATGGCAGGAGTTCGTCAACGCGCTGACCACCAACCTCACGGCCTTCTTTCGCGAGCCGCACCACTTCGAGATCCTGTCCTCGCACCTGCGCAGCAAGCCGGGCGCGTCCTGGCGTGTCTGGTGCAATGCCGCATCGACCGGCGAGGAACCCTATTCGATCGTGATGACGGCGCTCGAGGCGCTGGGCGCCAAGGCCGCGTTCAAGCTCTGGGCCAGCGACATCGACTCGCGCGTGCTGGCCACGGCTGCGACCGGGGTCTACCGCACCGAGAACCTCAAGGGCCTGTCGCCCGAGCGGCTGCAGCGCTTTTTCCTCAAGGGCAAGGGCGCCAATGCCGGCATGGCCCGGGTCAAGCCCGAACTGCAACAGCTGATCGAGTTCCTCAGCGTGAATCTGATCCGCGATGACTGGCCATTCCGCGAGCCTTTCGACGTGGTGTTCTGCCGCAACGTGATGATTTATTTCGACGCCGCCACGCAGCGCCGCGTGCTCGAGCGCATCCACCGCGTCATGAAGCCGGGCGGCATGCTGTTTGTCGGCCACGCCGAGAACTTCAGCGAGTCGCGCGACCTGTTCACGCTGCGCGGAAAGACCGTCTATGAGCGACGTTGA